The following proteins are encoded in a genomic region of Spirosoma sp. SC4-14:
- the rpsT gene encoding 30S ribosomal protein S20, with protein MANHKSAKKAIRSSAKKRLLNRYQHVTTRNMVKKLRTTTDHAMAVELFKSVSSALDKLAKRNVIHKNKAANNKSKLARLVNGLKPAAA; from the coding sequence ATGGCAAACCATAAGTCAGCAAAAAAAGCAATCCGGTCGAGCGCTAAAAAGCGGTTGTTGAACCGTTATCAGCACGTAACGACCCGGAACATGGTAAAAAAACTACGTACCACAACCGATCATGCAATGGCGGTTGAATTATTCAAATCAGTTTCGTCGGCGCTGGATAAACTGGCAAAACGCAATGTTATCCACAAAAACAAAGCGGCTAACAATAAATCGAAACTGGCTCGTCTGGTAAACGGTCTTAAACCGGCGGCTGCTTAG
- a CDS encoding Dabb family protein, giving the protein MNAKSRGYALIVVLVCAFALTIYGAYSPARKAQKQQVVCIKFKKGVESAAVEQHMNGFAALKHEIPQIVGYTSGKTILPNQAVSDYDVVHYLTFQTEADIRTFEQSEAYKQFVAQNQGVWDKTLIVNADIRP; this is encoded by the coding sequence ATGAATGCTAAATCACGGGGCTATGCCCTTATTGTTGTGCTGGTTTGCGCTTTTGCTTTGACAATATACGGTGCGTACTCACCTGCAAGAAAAGCTCAAAAACAGCAAGTTGTATGTATAAAATTTAAAAAAGGGGTTGAAAGTGCAGCTGTTGAACAGCATATGAACGGTTTTGCGGCCCTAAAGCACGAAATTCCACAGATCGTTGGTTATACCTCGGGTAAGACAATTTTGCCCAATCAGGCCGTTTCAGACTATGATGTTGTGCATTACCTGACTTTTCAGACTGAAGCAGATATTCGGACTTTTGAGCAAAGTGAAGCTTACAAACAGTTTGTAGCACAAAACCAAGGCGTTTGGGATAAAACCTTGATCGTCAATGCTGACATTCGCCCATAA
- a CDS encoding zinc dependent phospholipase C family protein: protein MFSQNYNRFIWFLVALTFFVESLLNGKVAYAEIQPKNLNCKGVIPRKSYILALSATQRRPVWGFYAHQQINRLAVFTLPPEMMPFFKKHIIYLTDNAVNPDKRRYAVVGEAPRHFIDLDAYADTSATALPRYYKAAMERYGEDSLALHGIVPWHIQLTKYQLTEAFKQRDVRRILRVAADLGHYIADANVPLHTTRNYNGQLTNQQGIHGFWESRLPELFSADYDFLTGQAEYVYSPQKAAWKAVFTANAALDSVLHFEEQLTAEVGEMRKFGFEERNGITTKVYSSDFSKQYHQRLRGQVERQMRASIKMVGDFWYTCWVDAGQPDMRALAKYELTDQDKKEEDEEKKGWLKRLFSARSED, encoded by the coding sequence ATGTTTAGTCAAAACTACAATAGATTTATTTGGTTTTTGGTGGCTCTTACTTTTTTTGTCGAAAGTTTATTAAATGGTAAGGTAGCTTATGCTGAAATTCAGCCCAAAAACCTGAATTGTAAGGGTGTAATACCTCGGAAAAGTTATATTCTGGCTCTCTCGGCAACGCAACGGCGGCCTGTCTGGGGGTTCTATGCTCATCAGCAGATTAACCGGCTGGCTGTATTCACATTACCACCCGAAATGATGCCTTTTTTCAAAAAACACATCATTTATCTGACCGATAATGCCGTTAATCCTGATAAACGCCGGTATGCGGTAGTAGGAGAGGCTCCCCGGCATTTTATCGACTTGGATGCCTATGCCGACACTTCAGCAACGGCACTGCCGCGTTATTATAAGGCCGCAATGGAGCGCTATGGTGAAGACTCACTGGCTTTACATGGCATTGTTCCGTGGCACATTCAGTTAACGAAATACCAACTGACCGAAGCCTTTAAGCAACGAGATGTTCGCCGAATTCTACGGGTAGCAGCCGATCTGGGACATTACATTGCCGATGCTAATGTGCCCTTACACACGACGCGGAATTACAATGGTCAGTTGACCAATCAGCAGGGAATTCACGGGTTTTGGGAGTCGCGGTTGCCTGAGCTATTTAGCGCTGATTATGATTTTCTGACGGGGCAGGCCGAGTATGTTTACTCACCCCAGAAAGCTGCCTGGAAAGCCGTCTTTACGGCCAATGCTGCACTCGATTCGGTGCTGCATTTTGAAGAGCAATTAACGGCTGAGGTTGGTGAGATGCGTAAGTTTGGTTTTGAAGAACGAAACGGGATTACTACGAAAGTGTATTCGAGCGATTTTTCGAAGCAGTATCACCAGCGGCTGCGTGGGCAGGTTGAGCGGCAGATGCGCGCTTCCATCAAAATGGTAGGCGATTTCTGGTATACCTGCTGGGTTGATGCCGGGCAACCCGATATGCGGGCGCTGGCAAAGTATGAATTAACCGATCAGGATAAAAAGGAAGAGGACGAAGAAAAGAAAGGCTGGCTGAAACGGCTATTTTCTGCAAGGAGTGAGGATTAA
- a CDS encoding sugar phosphate isomerase/epimerase, whose amino-acid sequence MQRRSFLKQSGLLTAGAFALNQVDILANAPKKVISPFGVQLFSVRDVLPKDPKGVMTDLAKMGYKQFESFSGAKGFLWGLEPKEMKSFLDGIGVNMVSTHFDFRGSADKPDVLKKNIEMAQGAGLKYLLCPYIGPQKTWDDWKKIADLFNTVGEEVNKAGLKFGYHNHDYSFRPLDGKLPQEFLLANTDPKHVMFELDLCWIDVAGVDTASHLKKYGKRYELCHIKDYKKENGKPVQNDLGKGSVDFKKTLRVALNSGIKYFLVEQEEYPESSLISLKHDAEYMKTLSV is encoded by the coding sequence ATGCAAAGACGGAGTTTCCTTAAACAATCTGGCCTGCTCACGGCCGGAGCTTTTGCTCTTAACCAAGTTGATATACTGGCTAATGCACCCAAAAAGGTGATTAGCCCATTTGGTGTTCAGCTTTTCAGCGTTCGCGATGTGCTGCCTAAAGATCCCAAAGGCGTAATGACCGATCTGGCCAAGATGGGCTATAAACAGTTCGAAAGTTTTAGCGGTGCCAAAGGCTTTTTATGGGGTCTGGAGCCGAAAGAAATGAAATCGTTTCTCGATGGCATAGGCGTAAATATGGTTAGCACCCACTTCGATTTTCGGGGTTCGGCCGACAAGCCTGATGTACTGAAGAAAAACATCGAAATGGCTCAGGGTGCTGGTTTAAAATACCTGCTTTGCCCCTATATCGGCCCACAAAAAACCTGGGACGACTGGAAAAAAATTGCCGATCTGTTCAATACCGTAGGAGAGGAAGTCAATAAAGCCGGCCTGAAATTTGGCTACCACAACCACGATTATTCATTCCGGCCACTCGATGGCAAATTGCCGCAGGAGTTTCTGCTGGCCAATACCGATCCTAAGCACGTTATGTTCGAGCTAGACCTTTGCTGGATCGATGTGGCCGGTGTTGACACGGCATCGCACCTGAAAAAATACGGCAAGCGGTATGAACTCTGCCATATTAAAGACTATAAAAAAGAGAATGGCAAACCCGTTCAGAACGATCTGGGCAAAGGAAGTGTCGATTTCAAAAAGACCCTGCGTGTAGCCCTGAACAGTGGCATCAAATACTTCCTGGTCGAACAGGAAGAATATCCCGAATCGTCGCTAATTAGCCTCAAACACGACGCCGAATACATGAAGACATTGTCGGTATAG
- a CDS encoding VRR-NUC domain-containing protein, with the protein MVGRQKIILSPRYYLDNFRYVVDFVKRLYGGLLNEAEWAFIRQFEALSIDAQCLYVRFSNRKGLFFRINKLQYTEITDLPAAVGELMQASFIEPLSAHHEIMGDEALGIFTKPELLALLPLEPEEIKPLNKEKKEGVVNYARHELDFGEIVTSLTTHETVIKMNFEAEGMMIKYLFFGNRSANMTEFVVRDLGMVNFERYDESKLTARFRTRKEVEDKLLISLTSEEFHDLKEAETPADDIYNWFLNWNETRPELSEIAIPGYQKLVVRIGSYLERQKLPEPALAVYELSNQVPARERRVRLLYKNGSVDEALALCDEIAVNPLNAEERYFANDFREKILGAGDRKKRPRKATTRFLSDAESVRIPAAYRHHVEAGVMNYYLDHDYDAAFTENYPWRGLFGLVFWDIIYDANVQAIHHPLQRAPSDFYLPDFYHKREEFLKKRLAELATKDDWRRHTGRMFNAKYGITNVLVDWSDELLALVHRMIELLETEQLRLILLEMARNVREHTRGFPDLLIWNQQGQYDFVEVKSPTDHLGSQQLHWLEFFQTIGVHGKVVRVIWEL; encoded by the coding sequence ATGGTTGGACGCCAGAAAATTATTCTTTCGCCCCGATACTACCTCGACAATTTCCGCTACGTAGTGGATTTTGTTAAGCGTCTGTACGGCGGTTTGCTAAACGAAGCCGAGTGGGCTTTCATCCGCCAATTTGAAGCCTTATCAATCGATGCCCAGTGCCTATATGTTCGATTCAGTAACCGCAAAGGACTATTTTTTCGTATTAACAAGCTACAATACACCGAAATAACTGACTTACCGGCAGCGGTTGGCGAACTGATGCAGGCAAGCTTTATCGAACCCCTGTCGGCTCATCACGAAATCATGGGCGACGAAGCCCTTGGCATCTTCACGAAACCCGAACTGCTGGCACTACTGCCCTTAGAACCCGAAGAAATTAAACCCCTCAACAAGGAAAAAAAAGAAGGTGTTGTGAACTATGCCCGGCACGAGCTTGATTTTGGTGAAATTGTTACAAGCCTGACCACGCACGAAACGGTCATTAAAATGAACTTTGAGGCCGAGGGTATGATGATTAAATACCTGTTTTTCGGTAACCGCAGTGCCAACATGACCGAGTTTGTGGTTCGCGATCTGGGCATGGTTAATTTCGAACGATACGACGAGAGCAAACTCACAGCCCGTTTCCGAACCCGCAAGGAGGTCGAGGATAAATTGCTGATTTCGCTCACCAGCGAAGAATTTCATGATCTGAAAGAAGCCGAAACACCCGCCGACGACATCTATAACTGGTTTCTGAACTGGAATGAAACCCGGCCCGAGCTGAGCGAAATTGCCATACCGGGCTATCAGAAACTAGTTGTTCGGATCGGCAGTTACCTCGAACGACAAAAGCTGCCCGAACCCGCATTGGCCGTGTATGAACTTTCGAACCAGGTTCCGGCTCGCGAACGCCGGGTTCGGCTGCTCTATAAAAATGGTTCGGTAGATGAAGCTCTTGCGCTTTGCGACGAAATTGCGGTTAATCCACTCAATGCTGAAGAGCGTTATTTTGCCAACGATTTCCGGGAGAAAATTCTGGGCGCTGGCGACAGGAAAAAGCGGCCCCGAAAGGCAACGACGCGCTTTCTGTCCGATGCCGAGAGCGTGCGTATACCAGCAGCATACCGGCATCATGTCGAAGCAGGTGTTATGAACTATTATCTGGACCATGACTACGATGCCGCTTTTACCGAAAATTATCCCTGGCGCGGGCTGTTCGGGCTGGTTTTCTGGGATATTATTTATGACGCCAATGTGCAGGCTATTCATCATCCCCTGCAACGGGCACCGTCGGATTTCTATTTACCCGATTTCTATCACAAACGAGAAGAATTTCTGAAAAAACGGCTCGCCGAACTGGCCACCAAAGACGACTGGCGTCGGCATACGGGCCGAATGTTCAACGCCAAATACGGCATTACCAACGTGCTCGTCGACTGGTCCGACGAGCTGCTGGCTCTTGTTCACCGAATGATTGAGTTGCTGGAAACAGAACAACTTCGGCTTATTCTGCTCGAAATGGCCCGCAATGTCCGCGAACACACACGCGGCTTTCCCGATTTGCTAATCTGGAACCAACAAGGCCAGTACGATTTTGTAGAAGTAAAATCGCCAACCGATCACCTGGGTTCTCAGCAGCTTCACTGGCTGGAGTTTTTCCAGACCATTGGCGTTCACGGAAAAGTTGTACGAGTGATCTGGGAATTATAA
- a CDS encoding DUF2157 domain-containing protein gives MSPTDVLNELGKHDILSTDQQAKLADYERARLFSVHWELRSMLYLGILLVSSGLGLLVYDHFDQIGHTALLVAIAAGCVASYGFAWRYRPKWTTAQTQSRSTFGDYALILACLLFLTLEGYAQYQYNLFGTRYGLATLLPALLFLPLAYRFDHRGVVGMGLTALISWVGVTVRPLELYFKTNFFNQKTVFSAILLSLVLIGVAFLLKQRRVKAHFTDTYLTIASNLLMVALLGGLFNFDEWRIGFAFGLLSACLMLDQYARREQSFLFLLMSVVYGYIGVTYLFYHYIHPQGDTAYYWYFILTGIGVVYYLISQLPKRDTPHESL, from the coding sequence ATGTCCCCAACTGATGTTCTGAATGAACTAGGGAAGCATGATATTTTATCGACAGATCAGCAGGCTAAACTGGCCGATTATGAACGTGCGAGGCTATTTTCGGTGCATTGGGAGCTTCGGTCGATGCTCTATCTTGGCATTCTGCTAGTAAGTTCGGGCCTGGGCTTACTGGTCTATGATCATTTCGACCAGATTGGCCATACGGCGTTATTGGTGGCTATTGCTGCGGGCTGTGTGGCTAGTTATGGGTTTGCCTGGCGTTATCGGCCCAAATGGACAACGGCTCAGACACAAAGCCGTTCAACGTTTGGCGATTATGCGCTTATTCTGGCCTGTTTGCTATTTCTGACGCTCGAAGGATATGCCCAATATCAGTATAACCTGTTTGGAACGCGCTATGGATTGGCCACGCTGTTGCCTGCGCTATTGTTTTTGCCACTGGCTTACCGATTCGATCATCGGGGCGTAGTAGGTATGGGCCTCACTGCATTGATTTCATGGGTTGGCGTTACGGTACGCCCACTTGAGCTATACTTTAAAACGAATTTTTTTAATCAGAAAACCGTCTTTTCGGCCATATTGCTCTCATTAGTCCTCATTGGAGTAGCTTTTCTGCTGAAGCAACGTCGGGTTAAAGCTCATTTTACGGATACCTACCTGACTATTGCCAGCAATCTGTTGATGGTAGCTCTATTGGGTGGGTTATTTAATTTCGACGAATGGCGGATCGGATTCGCCTTCGGATTGTTGAGTGCCTGCCTGATGCTCGACCAGTATGCCCGTCGGGAACAATCATTTTTATTTCTGCTGATGAGTGTCGTGTATGGATACATTGGCGTAACTTATCTATTTTATCACTACATACACCCTCAGGGCGACACCGCTTATTATTGGTATTTCATTCTTACGGGCATTGGTGTGGTTTATTATCTGATCAGTCAGTTGCCAAAACGAGACACCCCGCATGAAAGCCTATAA
- a CDS encoding phosphoglycerate kinase: MKTVDSYNFAGKKALVRVDFNVPLDKEFNITDDTRIKATIPTVMKIVNDGGSAILMSHLGRPKGGPEEKYSLKHILPALKEAFGREVKFADDCIGQSAIDLAASLQPGEILLLENLRFYKEEEKGDVEFAKKLASLGDVWVNDAFGTAHRAHASTAVMGQFFDDRVAGYVMQAELDNAKKVLEEAERPFTAIMGGAKISDKILIIEKLLDKVDNLIIGGGMTYTFTKAQGGKIGKSLLEADKQELALELLKKADEKGVKIYMPVDNLCADSFSNDANRQVVATGEIPDDWEGLDIGPETVKLFSDVVLSSKTILWNGPMGVFEFPNFAIGTNAIAEAVVKATEENGAFSLIGGGDSASAVNQAGYGDRVSYVSTGGGALLEYMEGKVLPGVAALE, translated from the coding sequence ATGAAAACAGTAGATTCTTATAACTTCGCTGGTAAAAAAGCCCTGGTTCGGGTTGATTTTAACGTTCCGCTCGACAAAGAGTTCAACATCACTGACGACACCCGAATTAAGGCAACAATTCCGACCGTCATGAAAATCGTGAACGACGGTGGTTCTGCCATTCTGATGTCGCACCTGGGCCGGCCGAAGGGTGGACCAGAAGAAAAATATTCGCTTAAGCACATCCTGCCTGCGCTGAAAGAAGCGTTTGGTCGTGAGGTGAAATTTGCTGACGATTGCATTGGCCAGTCGGCAATTGATCTGGCTGCCAGCTTGCAACCGGGCGAGATTTTGCTGCTCGAAAATCTGCGCTTTTATAAGGAAGAAGAAAAAGGAGACGTAGAGTTTGCTAAAAAACTGGCGAGCCTTGGCGATGTGTGGGTGAATGATGCATTCGGAACAGCTCACCGCGCTCATGCCAGTACAGCCGTTATGGGACAATTCTTTGACGATCGCGTGGCTGGCTATGTTATGCAGGCCGAGCTCGACAATGCGAAGAAAGTGTTGGAAGAAGCCGAACGTCCATTTACGGCCATTATGGGCGGAGCCAAAATTTCGGATAAAATCCTGATTATCGAAAAACTGCTCGATAAAGTCGATAATCTGATTATTGGGGGCGGTATGACATATACCTTCACCAAGGCGCAGGGGGGCAAAATCGGTAAATCGCTGCTGGAGGCCGATAAGCAGGAACTGGCACTTGAATTACTCAAAAAAGCCGACGAAAAAGGGGTTAAAATTTATATGCCAGTTGATAACCTCTGTGCCGATAGCTTCTCGAATGATGCTAACCGGCAGGTTGTTGCTACTGGCGAAATCCCTGACGACTGGGAAGGGCTGGATATTGGTCCTGAAACGGTGAAGCTGTTTTCTGATGTTGTATTAAGTTCAAAAACCATTCTCTGGAATGGCCCCATGGGCGTTTTTGAATTCCCTAATTTTGCTATTGGCACGAACGCGATTGCCGAAGCGGTGGTGAAAGCAACCGAAGAAAATGGCGCATTCTCACTCATTGGTGGTGGCGATTCGGCTTCGGCAGTCAACCAGGCAGGCTATGGCGACCGGGTTAGCTATGTCTCTACCGGTGGCGGTGCGTTGCTCGAATATATGGAAGGTAAAGTACTTCCGGGCGTTGCCGCCCTGGAATAG
- a CDS encoding tetratricopeptide repeat protein, with translation MNHFFSRAPGFSPVFLFILCSSFLTQGQDFNWTPQQQQAYTELQKLKVSSAQQLLASDQSRNGIRIFLDDYLDMLTLVTSDDDRAYASLSDREDERLDALKDMDGNSPWQRVMQAEIRLHWAFIKLKFGKEISASWDVIRAYKLLAANQKRFPTFLPTYKSLGTLHIMIGSVPENYSWVASLLGLQGSIKQGQQELERAQQDPAFRLEAQLIDLMVRAYVLKFTSADEQTLKHLIESNPDNLLLHFFGATIEQKNGHSAQALSYLTTRPTGPAYQPMPIIENILGDIYLQKGQYTTAIRHFQQFLNTYRGQNFVKDSYYKLFLCHWLQPTDPSATKATSFLQKVLRVGRTAVESDKAAQKFAEAYLKRGVSPNQKVLMRSRLASDGGFTDSALAYLRPYNETNLSLLAEKAEYNYRMGRIYQRRNEPDAAIPYLQRALALSESKQGISEQLSFGATAALQLGYIYQQKNDRTRAQSFFEKALSVKHHEYKNSVDNKAKAALSNL, from the coding sequence ATGAACCATTTTTTCTCAAGAGCGCCGGGCTTTAGCCCGGTGTTTTTGTTTATTTTATGCTCGTCCTTCCTTACGCAGGGTCAGGATTTCAACTGGACGCCACAACAGCAACAGGCCTATACGGAGTTGCAAAAGCTGAAAGTCTCCTCCGCTCAGCAGCTTTTGGCTAGCGATCAATCGCGAAATGGTATACGCATTTTTCTGGACGATTATCTGGATATGCTTACGCTCGTTACCTCCGACGATGACCGAGCCTACGCCAGCTTAAGCGATCGTGAAGATGAACGACTCGATGCGCTAAAAGATATGGATGGGAATTCGCCCTGGCAACGGGTTATGCAGGCCGAAATTCGCCTTCACTGGGCATTTATCAAACTCAAATTCGGCAAAGAAATCAGTGCCAGCTGGGACGTTATCAGGGCTTACAAGCTACTGGCTGCCAATCAGAAACGCTTTCCAACTTTTTTGCCCACCTATAAATCGCTCGGAACGCTCCATATCATGATTGGTTCTGTACCGGAAAATTATAGCTGGGTAGCAAGTCTGCTCGGGCTGCAGGGTAGCATTAAACAGGGGCAGCAGGAATTGGAACGTGCCCAGCAAGATCCTGCGTTTCGGCTGGAAGCCCAATTAATCGACCTGATGGTTCGGGCTTATGTTCTGAAATTTACCAGCGCCGACGAGCAGACACTCAAACACCTGATCGAAAGTAACCCTGATAATTTGCTGCTTCATTTCTTTGGTGCCACCATCGAGCAAAAAAATGGGCATAGCGCACAAGCGCTTTCCTATTTAACCACACGGCCCACTGGCCCGGCCTATCAGCCCATGCCCATTATTGAAAACATACTGGGCGACATTTATCTTCAAAAAGGCCAGTACACAACCGCAATCCGGCATTTTCAGCAATTTCTGAATACTTATCGCGGGCAAAATTTTGTTAAGGATTCGTACTACAAACTTTTTCTCTGCCATTGGCTTCAACCGACCGACCCATCAGCTACTAAAGCAACCTCTTTTCTACAGAAAGTGCTCCGGGTAGGCCGAACTGCCGTTGAATCGGACAAGGCGGCCCAAAAATTTGCAGAAGCCTATTTAAAGCGGGGTGTTTCGCCAAATCAAAAGGTACTGATGCGGTCACGGCTAGCATCCGACGGTGGTTTTACCGATAGTGCACTGGCCTATCTGCGTCCTTATAATGAAACAAACTTATCGTTACTAGCCGAAAAAGCGGAGTATAATTATCGGATGGGACGTATCTATCAGCGTCGTAACGAACCAGATGCTGCCATCCCCTATCTACAGCGTGCCTTAGCGCTGAGCGAATCGAAACAGGGAATCAGTGAGCAATTGTCGTTTGGCGCTACAGCGGCCTTACAACTGGGCTATATCTATCAACAAAAGAACGACCGCACCAGAGCACAGTCGTTCTTTGAGAAAGCCCTTAGCGTTAAGCACCACGAGTATAAAAACAGCGTGGATAACAAAGCAAAGGCCGCATTAAGCAATTTATAG
- a CDS encoding C4-type zinc ribbon domain-containing protein, with protein sequence MELTIAQKLDALLKLQSLDSQLDELIKIRGGLPEEVRDLEDDIAGFETRIGKFQAEIKALEEDIERNRVAKKDAEKLINKYKDQQMNVRNNREFDAISKEIELQSLEIELADKRINEAQFRVRGKEEEIKTTQAALNERREDLKAKKQELDQITSESQEEEKEIIRQRDEQATTVETRLLNSYNKIRSNALNGLAVVTVKRGACGGCFNVVPPQRQADIKDKKKIIVCEHCGRILADVEGVPEPATVGRGR encoded by the coding sequence ATGGAACTGACGATTGCGCAAAAATTAGACGCTCTTCTTAAACTGCAATCCCTTGACTCTCAACTAGACGAACTCATCAAAATTCGCGGTGGTCTACCCGAAGAAGTCCGTGATCTGGAAGATGATATTGCTGGCTTCGAAACGCGAATTGGTAAGTTTCAGGCAGAAATCAAGGCGCTGGAAGAAGACATCGAGCGCAACCGGGTTGCCAAAAAAGACGCCGAAAAGCTGATCAATAAATATAAAGATCAGCAAATGAACGTTCGTAATAACCGCGAGTTCGACGCCATTTCGAAAGAGATTGAATTACAATCACTCGAAATCGAACTGGCCGACAAGCGTATTAATGAGGCTCAATTCCGCGTACGTGGGAAAGAGGAAGAGATCAAGACCACCCAGGCCGCTCTCAACGAGCGTCGGGAAGACCTGAAAGCTAAAAAGCAGGAACTGGACCAGATTACGTCTGAAAGCCAGGAAGAAGAAAAAGAAATTATCAGACAACGCGATGAACAGGCCACTACTGTCGAAACTCGTCTGCTGAACTCGTATAACAAAATCCGCAGCAACGCCCTGAATGGTCTGGCTGTAGTGACCGTAAAACGGGGAGCTTGTGGCGGCTGCTTCAACGTGGTGCCCCCACAACGTCAGGCCGACATTAAAGACAAAAAGAAAATTATTGTCTGCGAACACTGCGGACGGATTCTGGCCGATGTTGAAGGCGTTCCTGAACCAGCTACCGTTGGTCGTGGCCGCTAG
- a CDS encoding Nif3-like dinuclear metal center hexameric protein, which translates to MTQIRELTSFIESLAPLSYQESYDNSGLIVGDPATVITGVLVTLDATEAVVDEAIAKGCNLLVAHHPIVFKGLKKLNGNTYVERTVIKAIKNDIAIYAAHTNLDNVWGGVNFKIAEKLNLQNVQILAPKSQVLSKLVTFVPIADTQQVLEALYAAGAGQIGKYKNCSFRVNGTGTYQPDADAQPAIGTIGQYHEEAENRIEVIFPSQQQGQLLTALRQAHPYQEVAYYITLLDNRNQEVGSGAVGDLPEALGGQAWLSYLKANMNLNLIRYTPLGNRPVKRVAVCGGVGSFLLSDAIRAGADVFVTADYKYHEFFDADGRIVICDIGHYESEVFTKELISQHLAKKFTTFAVILSETDTNPVSYF; encoded by the coding sequence ATGACCCAAATTCGCGAGCTTACTTCATTTATCGAATCATTGGCCCCCCTCTCCTACCAGGAGTCGTACGATAACTCCGGGCTGATTGTGGGCGATCCAGCTACTGTAATAACGGGAGTTCTGGTTACGCTCGACGCCACCGAAGCGGTTGTCGACGAAGCCATCGCTAAAGGCTGTAATCTACTAGTTGCTCATCATCCTATTGTGTTTAAGGGGCTGAAAAAACTGAACGGCAACACCTACGTTGAACGAACGGTTATTAAAGCCATCAAAAACGATATTGCCATTTACGCTGCCCATACCAATCTGGACAATGTATGGGGAGGGGTCAACTTCAAGATTGCCGAGAAGTTAAACCTGCAGAATGTACAAATTCTGGCTCCTAAATCGCAGGTGCTAAGCAAACTGGTCACCTTTGTTCCCATAGCTGATACACAACAAGTTCTGGAAGCGCTGTATGCTGCCGGAGCCGGACAGATTGGGAAATACAAAAACTGCAGTTTTCGGGTCAATGGAACCGGCACCTACCAACCCGACGCTGATGCCCAGCCAGCTATAGGGACTATAGGCCAATACCACGAAGAGGCCGAAAACCGGATTGAGGTTATTTTTCCATCGCAACAACAAGGTCAACTACTTACAGCGCTCCGCCAAGCTCATCCGTATCAAGAAGTAGCTTATTATATAACGCTGCTCGACAATCGGAATCAGGAAGTTGGTTCTGGTGCAGTAGGTGATTTGCCCGAAGCATTGGGGGGACAGGCCTGGCTCTCTTATTTGAAGGCAAATATGAACCTGAATCTGATCCGTTACACGCCTTTGGGCAACCGTCCGGTCAAACGAGTGGCGGTATGCGGTGGTGTCGGTAGCTTCCTACTATCGGATGCCATACGGGCCGGCGCTGACGTATTTGTTACGGCCGACTACAAATATCATGAGTTTTTCGACGCCGATGGCCGCATCGTAATCTGCGATATTGGGCACTACGAAAGTGAAGTGTTTACAAAAGAGTTAATTAGCCAGCATTTGGCAAAAAAATTTACTACTTTTGCGGTAATTTTATCTGAAACGGACACGAATCCCGTTAGCTATTTCTAA